In Saccharothrix violaceirubra, the following are encoded in one genomic region:
- a CDS encoding Asp23/Gls24 family envelope stress response protein: MTSPTMSKPPTRNENTEIPPREAGTTSPPQGTTTVADTVVQKIAGLATREISGVYALGGGAARAFNSLRERIPGATASAGQGVSVEVGERQAAVDVHILVEYGVSITDLAHSVRRNVIGAVEQMTGLEVVEVNIVVTDVHIPGDDEGDKAPDTGRVR, from the coding sequence AGTCCCACCATGTCGAAACCACCCACCCGGAACGAGAACACGGAGATCCCACCCCGGGAGGCGGGCACTACGTCGCCGCCGCAGGGGACGACCACCGTCGCCGACACGGTGGTCCAGAAGATCGCCGGGCTCGCGACGCGCGAGATCTCCGGCGTGTACGCGCTGGGCGGCGGTGCGGCGCGGGCCTTCAACTCGCTGCGCGAACGCATCCCGGGTGCGACGGCCTCGGCCGGCCAGGGCGTCTCGGTGGAGGTCGGTGAACGGCAGGCCGCGGTGGACGTGCACATCCTCGTTGAGTACGGCGTGTCCATCACGGACCTGGCCCATTCGGTCCGCCGCAACGTCATCGGCGCGGTGGAGCAGATGACCGGCTTGGAGGTCGTCGAGGTCAACATCGTGGTGACCGACGTCCACATCCCCGGCGACGACGAGGGCGACAAGGCGCCGGACACCGGTCGCGTGCGGTGA
- a CDS encoding Asp23/Gls24 family envelope stress response protein, translating to MTVSGADTKTRSTPEGPDPGDRGRLTIGDTAVARIAAHAAVEVGGVGGSAHRLLGVTLGAQRADGGVRVIARVTGAVVALDVRLSVGYPMPVRRTAEEVRAHLVRRVRQLTGLTASRVDITVTALRRGRGR from the coding sequence GTGACGGTGAGCGGCGCGGACACGAAGACCCGGTCCACCCCGGAGGGGCCGGACCCGGGGGACCGGGGCCGCCTCACCATCGGCGACACAGCGGTGGCGCGGATCGCGGCGCACGCGGCCGTCGAGGTCGGCGGTGTCGGCGGCTCGGCGCACCGCCTGCTCGGCGTCACCCTGGGCGCGCAGCGGGCGGACGGTGGCGTGCGGGTCATCGCGCGCGTCACCGGCGCGGTCGTCGCACTCGACGTGCGGTTGTCGGTCGGCTACCCGATGCCGGTGCGCCGCACCGCCGAGGAGGTGCGCGCGCACCTGGTCCGCCGGGTCCGGCAGCTGACCGGTCTGACCGCGTCCCGGGTCGACATCACCGTCACCGCGCTGCGCCGGGGGAGGGGCCGGTGA
- a CDS encoding DUF6286 domain-containing protein, protein MKRFSRRSVPAVLVALVVLAACVVVTVVAVRQILGLTPWIDTHAVFRALHGTRWTDPVVVFAAAACVVLGVVLLLCALLPGEPTVLPLRDDDPDTDRAVDSGVTRRSLRRVLRTAASSVDGVTAARLVLTRRAIIATVTTDRTSTTGLADAVRVAVGKRLDGLGPMTRPPLDVRVRDRRVR, encoded by the coding sequence GTGAAGCGGTTCTCCCGCCGGAGCGTCCCGGCCGTGCTCGTGGCCCTGGTCGTCCTCGCCGCCTGCGTGGTCGTCACCGTCGTGGCGGTGCGGCAGATCCTCGGGCTCACCCCGTGGATCGACACGCACGCCGTGTTCCGCGCGCTGCACGGCACGCGCTGGACCGACCCCGTCGTCGTGTTCGCCGCCGCGGCCTGCGTGGTGCTCGGCGTCGTCCTGCTGCTGTGCGCGCTGCTCCCGGGGGAACCCACCGTCCTGCCACTGCGCGACGACGACCCGGACACGGACCGGGCGGTGGACTCCGGTGTGACGCGCCGCAGCCTGCGCCGCGTCCTGCGCACCGCGGCGTCCTCGGTCGACGGTGTGACCGCCGCCCGGCTCGTGCTCACCCGCCGGGCGATCATCGCGACCGTCACCACCGACCGCACGAGCACCACCGGGCTCGCCGACGCCGTGCGCGTGGCCGTCGGAAAGCGGCTCGACGGCCTCGGCCCGATGACCCGGCCGCCGTTGGACGTCCGGGTCAGGGACAGGAGGGTGCGATGA
- a CDS encoding alkaline shock response membrane anchor protein AmaP translates to MSGSGLNRAVLAVTGVLLLAAGGFGLAVRFAVLDVLVPDAPLVPGVAPPPSWVWWAIAVGGTGFGLLAGCLLTAQVCGGPKSRTWRFDADAGRTELAASTALAPLLAETGAYPGVHAVRGTLAGTRDTPRVTLVISTGRDGEPGVIRHALVTGGLPRLRRALDVDELPAAVEFRLTDEPGARTGQVTAAHVVTDPPG, encoded by the coding sequence ATGAGCGGGTCGGGGCTCAACCGCGCCGTCCTGGCGGTGACCGGCGTCCTGCTGCTCGCCGCCGGCGGGTTCGGGCTCGCCGTCCGGTTCGCCGTGCTGGACGTCCTCGTTCCCGACGCGCCCCTCGTCCCCGGTGTCGCCCCGCCGCCGTCGTGGGTCTGGTGGGCGATCGCCGTCGGCGGAACCGGCTTCGGCCTGCTCGCCGGGTGCCTGCTCACCGCGCAGGTGTGCGGCGGACCGAAGAGCCGCACCTGGCGCTTCGACGCCGACGCGGGCCGGACCGAACTCGCCGCGAGCACCGCCCTCGCCCCGCTGCTCGCCGAGACCGGGGCCTACCCCGGGGTGCACGCGGTGCGCGGCACCCTCGCGGGGACCCGGGACACCCCGAGGGTGACATTGGTGATCAGCACCGGACGGGACGGGGAGCCGGGGGTGATCCGGCACGCGCTCGTCACCGGGGGGCTGCCCCGACTGCGCCGGGCCCTCGACGTCGACGAGCTGCCCGCGGCCGTCGAGTTCCGCTTGACCGACGAACCCGGCGCCCGGACCGGGCAGGTGACCGCCGCACATGTCGTCACTGATCCTCCTGGGTGA
- a CDS encoding STAS domain-containing protein, protein MARNPLRPRSPGLVRPPPPRPPDPLLSVATRPLSSRAVVCEVAGEVDAHTASRLRDHLVERIRPGGPDLVVDLGGVRFLAAAGLGVLAEVAASADAAGVRIHVVARTRPVLLPLSLTGLDVVLDVHRYLGDVPLRGGMSDRMPRRSPVMSVRSGSSAT, encoded by the coding sequence ATGGCCCGAAATCCCCTTCGACCGCGGTCGCCCGGACTCGTCCGTCCGCCGCCCCCTCGTCCTCCCGATCCGCTGCTCAGCGTCGCGACACGGCCGCTGTCGTCCCGCGCTGTGGTGTGCGAGGTGGCCGGTGAGGTGGATGCGCACACCGCCTCCCGCCTGCGTGACCACCTCGTGGAGCGCATCCGCCCCGGCGGCCCTGATCTGGTCGTCGACCTCGGCGGTGTGCGGTTCCTCGCCGCGGCAGGTCTCGGCGTCCTCGCGGAAGTCGCGGCTTCGGCCGACGCGGCCGGGGTGCGGATCCACGTCGTCGCCCGCACCCGTCCGGTCCTGCTTCCGCTGAGTCTCACCGGACTCGACGTCGTGCTCGATGTGCACCGGTACCTCGGTGACGTCCCGCTGCGGGGCGGGATGTCCGATCGGATGCCCCGACGGTCACCGGTCATGTCGGTGAGGTCAGGGTCTTCAGCCACATGA
- a CDS encoding dihydrodipicolinate synthase family protein, which produces MPERGAPLIVGTGTNSTADSLDAVTRLVPDAAYAMTVVPYYTRPSEDGVVAHFRALAEAAPVPLIVYNVPYRTGRELSAQALLRVAALPGVVGFKHAVGGIDETTIGMFDGLPEDFSVLVGDDLFLGPMMALGAVGGILASAHVETAAFGELIDAWRDGQVTRGRQLGRRLAPVSRALFAEPNPAVIKGVLHARGRIPSARVRLPLMPATESATKAALATLS; this is translated from the coding sequence CTGCCGGAACGCGGCGCACCCCTGATCGTCGGGACGGGCACCAACTCCACCGCCGATTCGCTCGACGCCGTCACGAGGCTGGTCCCCGACGCCGCGTATGCGATGACCGTCGTGCCGTACTACACCCGCCCGTCCGAGGACGGCGTCGTCGCGCACTTCCGTGCCCTGGCGGAAGCCGCGCCCGTTCCGTTGATCGTCTACAACGTGCCTTACCGGACCGGACGCGAACTGTCCGCCCAAGCCCTGCTGCGGGTGGCCGCGCTGCCCGGCGTCGTCGGGTTCAAGCACGCGGTGGGCGGGATCGACGAGACCACGATCGGCATGTTCGACGGTCTGCCCGAGGACTTCTCGGTGCTCGTGGGCGACGACCTGTTCCTCGGACCGATGATGGCGCTCGGCGCGGTCGGCGGGATCCTGGCCTCGGCCCACGTCGAGACCGCCGCGTTCGGCGAGCTGATCGACGCCTGGCGCGACGGACAGGTCACCCGGGGCCGACAGCTCGGCCGCCGCCTGGCCCCGGTGTCCCGCGCGCTGTTCGCCGAGCCCAATCCGGCCGTGATCAAGGGCGTCCTGCACGCCCGGGGCCGCATCCCGAGTGCCCGCGTCCGCCTCCCGCTGATGCCCGCGACCGAGTCCGCGACCAAGGCCGCGCTCGCCACCCTCTCCTGA
- a CDS encoding dihydrodipicolinate synthase family protein, translated as MNWTWTIARRQAGLMRLDGLHVPLVTPFTAAGALAADALEGLAHSVLDAGAAGIVALGTTGEPATLTADERARVLAVTGAVCRNAAHP; from the coding sequence GTGAACTGGACCTGGACGATCGCTCGTCGGCAGGCCGGCCTCATGCGACTCGACGGCCTCCACGTCCCCCTGGTCACCCCGTTCACCGCCGCCGGCGCACTGGCCGCCGACGCGCTCGAAGGGCTCGCCCACTCGGTGCTCGACGCCGGCGCGGCCGGGATCGTCGCGCTCGGCACCACCGGTGAACCCGCCACCCTCACCGCCGACGAGCGGGCCCGCGTCCTGGCGGTGACGGGCGCGGTCTGCCGGAACGCGGCGCACCCCTGA
- a CDS encoding LysR family transcriptional regulator, with translation MLDVRRLRLLRELSRLGTIAAVAELLAYTPSAVSQQLAALEREAGVALLERTGRRVTLTPAAHGLVVRTEAILAELERAAADLAVARTTLTGTLRIGAFPTAVRTILPPALVALSRDHPGLELRIGELDPADVPDALRSGVLDIGLLQDYGHAPVAPPDLDSEPLLTETVLLASTDGGDLADHRDSPWIVALPGTLCHDMTMRACEAAGFHPRVRHYTDDFGALLALVAADQGVAFVPDLGTVGAPASVLLRPLPIIRCTATAYRRGSAGRPGIAAARAALLAAARSHAARPPA, from the coding sequence ATGCTCGATGTCCGCAGGCTGCGGCTGCTCCGTGAGCTGTCCCGGCTCGGCACGATCGCGGCGGTCGCCGAACTCCTCGCCTACACGCCTTCGGCGGTCTCCCAACAACTCGCGGCGTTGGAACGGGAGGCCGGCGTCGCACTGCTGGAACGCACCGGCCGCCGGGTCACGCTGACCCCCGCCGCCCACGGCCTGGTGGTTCGCACCGAGGCGATCCTCGCGGAACTCGAACGGGCCGCCGCCGACCTCGCCGTCGCCCGCACGACCCTGACCGGCACCCTGCGGATCGGCGCCTTCCCGACGGCGGTCCGCACCATCCTGCCGCCCGCGCTGGTCGCACTCAGCCGCGATCACCCGGGACTGGAGTTGCGGATCGGCGAACTGGACCCGGCCGACGTCCCCGACGCCCTGCGCAGCGGGGTCCTGGACATCGGGCTGCTCCAGGACTACGGCCACGCACCCGTGGCGCCCCCGGATCTGGACAGCGAGCCGCTGCTCACGGAGACCGTCCTCCTCGCCTCGACGGACGGTGGCGACCTGGCCGACCACCGCGACTCGCCGTGGATCGTCGCGCTGCCCGGCACGCTCTGCCACGACATGACGATGCGGGCGTGCGAAGCGGCGGGATTCCACCCCCGCGTCCGGCACTACACCGACGACTTCGGCGCCCTGCTCGCGCTGGTCGCCGCCGACCAGGGCGTGGCGTTCGTCCCGGACCTCGGCACGGTCGGCGCGCCGGCGTCGGTGCTGCTGCGCCCGCTGCCGATCATCCGCTGCACCGCGACGGCCTACCGCCGCGGTTCGGCCGGCCGGCCCGGGATCGCCGCCGCCCGTGCCGCGCTGCTCGCCGCCGCGAGGAGCCACGCCGCGCGCCCACCGGCCTGA
- a CDS encoding 3-deoxy-7-phosphoheptulonate synthase, whose product MTAPLLAAPETLGLLPTSGELLSDLPVRPGHGIHAHREAVRRVLDGEDDRVLAVVGPCSIHDPEAGLEYARGLAAASARWTGDLLVVLRAYLEKPRSVVGWKGLVHDPALDGSGDVAEGLRLGREFLLDAADTGLPLAGEFVEPLVAPYLADLVSYGAIGARTVASQPHRQLASWLPMPVGLKNAVDGDVGVAVDAIRSAIARHVFPGVGHDGAPAVQQGAGNAQAHLILRGGTAGTNYDAESVGQALARLRAVGLPERVVVDASHGNSGKDHRRQPGVVADLAAQIAQGQRGLVGVMVESFLYEGRQDTAQRYGVSITDACLALPETVDVLDTLAAAVRARRG is encoded by the coding sequence ATGACCGCGCCTCTGCTGGCCGCGCCGGAAACCCTGGGGCTGCTGCCCACGTCGGGCGAGCTGCTCAGCGACCTTCCGGTCCGGCCCGGGCACGGCATCCACGCACACCGCGAAGCCGTGCGCCGGGTGCTCGACGGCGAGGACGACCGGGTGCTGGCCGTCGTCGGCCCGTGCTCCATCCACGACCCGGAGGCGGGCCTGGAGTACGCGCGCGGCCTGGCCGCCGCGTCCGCACGGTGGACGGGCGACCTGCTGGTGGTCCTCCGCGCGTACCTGGAGAAGCCGCGCTCGGTCGTCGGGTGGAAGGGCCTGGTGCACGACCCGGCGCTGGACGGCAGCGGGGACGTGGCCGAAGGGCTGCGCCTGGGCCGGGAGTTCCTGCTCGACGCGGCGGACACCGGCCTGCCGCTGGCGGGCGAGTTCGTCGAACCCCTGGTGGCCCCGTACCTGGCGGACCTGGTCAGTTATGGCGCGATCGGCGCCCGCACGGTCGCCAGCCAGCCGCACCGGCAGCTCGCGTCCTGGCTGCCGATGCCCGTGGGGTTGAAGAACGCGGTGGACGGCGACGTCGGCGTGGCCGTCGACGCCATCCGCAGCGCCATCGCACGACACGTGTTCCCCGGCGTCGGTCATGACGGCGCACCGGCCGTCCAACAGGGAGCCGGCAACGCACAGGCGCACCTCATCCTGCGCGGCGGCACGGCCGGAACCAACTACGACGCCGAATCCGTGGGACAGGCGTTGGCCCGCCTGCGTGCGGTGGGCCTGCCGGAACGGGTCGTGGTCGACGCGTCGCACGGCAACAGCGGCAAGGACCACCGCCGCCAGCCGGGCGTGGTAGCCGACCTGGCAGCGCAGATCGCCCAGGGTCAACGGGGACTCGTGGGCGTGATGGTGGAGTCGTTCCTGTACGAGGGCAGGCAGGACACCGCCCAGCGCTACGGCGTCAGCATCACCGACGCCTGCCTGGCCCTGCCCGAGACCGTCGACGTGCTGGACACGCTGGCGGCGGCGGTCCGGGCCCGACGCGGATGA
- a CDS encoding DMT family transporter — MDVKAVGAVVVTMVLWASAFVGIRYAGAHYEPGSLALGRLLVGAIALAAIAFAKGVKVPPRAAWPGIVGSGVFWFALYMVALNWGERHTDAGTAALIIGIGPILAAIIAGVVLKERLAARLVLGLAIAFGGAAAVGLSGGTGSSTTSGVLLCLVAAAGYAVGVVLQKPALAHASALQATTFGCVIGAVACLPFAGQLLDDVADAPASATISVVYLGLLPTALAFYTWAYALSRTTTGKLGATTYAVPAIVVLLSWLLLDEVPGLIAVLGGALCLVGVAVSRTKPARTRQERA; from the coding sequence GTGGACGTCAAGGCGGTCGGCGCGGTGGTCGTCACCATGGTGCTGTGGGCGTCGGCGTTCGTCGGCATCCGCTACGCCGGGGCGCACTACGAGCCCGGTTCCCTGGCGCTGGGCCGGTTGCTCGTCGGCGCGATCGCGCTGGCCGCGATCGCCTTCGCCAAGGGCGTGAAGGTGCCGCCGCGCGCGGCGTGGCCCGGCATCGTCGGGTCGGGCGTGTTCTGGTTCGCGCTCTACATGGTGGCGTTGAACTGGGGCGAGCGGCACACGGACGCGGGCACGGCGGCGCTGATCATCGGCATCGGCCCGATCCTGGCCGCGATCATCGCGGGCGTGGTGCTCAAGGAACGCCTGGCGGCCCGGCTCGTGCTCGGCCTGGCCATCGCGTTCGGGGGCGCCGCCGCGGTCGGCCTGTCCGGCGGGACCGGGTCGTCCACCACGTCCGGAGTGCTGCTGTGCCTGGTCGCCGCGGCCGGGTACGCGGTGGGCGTGGTGCTCCAGAAGCCGGCCCTCGCGCACGCGTCGGCGTTGCAGGCCACCACGTTCGGGTGCGTCATCGGTGCGGTGGCCTGCCTGCCGTTCGCCGGGCAACTGCTGGACGACGTGGCCGACGCGCCGGCGTCCGCCACGATCTCCGTGGTGTACCTGGGTCTGCTGCCCACGGCGCTCGCGTTCTACACCTGGGCGTACGCCCTGTCCCGCACCACGACCGGCAAGCTCGGCGCGACGACCTACGCCGTGCCCGCCATCGTCGTGCTGCTGTCGTGGCTGCTGCTCGACGAGGTGCCCGGCCTGATCGCCGTGCTGGGCGGCGCGCTGTGCCTGGTCGGCGTCGCGGTGTCGCGGACGAAGCCCGCACGGACCCGGCAGGAACGCGCATGA
- a CDS encoding AMP-binding protein: MTANLAGYLASRAAENGWSARPAYYDGDDVHTFEDVHRGAARFAAGFAARGLARGGRVLLALPDGIDAVWAFLGAARLGAVAVPVNSTLHPDEIALATRVAQPDLVVAEADLAGLFDAVVDPAELRAVTDEAPVADVTADDPAYAAFTSGTTGDPKLCFHTHGDPGVYEQAIGEVVGITPRDVTFSVSRLYFSYGLGNSILFPLHRGGATVLSRERATEDEALRLVRRHGVTVLYGQPSFFARLLRHPDHAALSGLRLALVAGEVLPESLESRLREVLGGRLLNIFGTTEIGHALVANTPDARRDGSIGRILPPYRLRIVDDNGDEAAPGVEGRLEVAGPTIALGSRRGGDGPLRAEGWYATGDAATVDAEGFVRLHGRLDDIEIVGGQNVHPTEIEDLLMQHPDVQEAGVCSTRRETGVTTLRAFVALKADGPSPDRVRAELLATAKEKLTWYKVPEDVVFVTALPRTPTGKLRRREVRTMAAAR, from the coding sequence ATGACCGCGAACCTGGCCGGGTACCTGGCGTCCCGCGCGGCCGAGAACGGCTGGAGCGCCCGTCCCGCCTACTACGACGGCGACGACGTCCACACATTCGAGGACGTGCACCGGGGCGCGGCGCGGTTCGCCGCCGGGTTCGCCGCCCGCGGCCTGGCGCGCGGCGGTCGCGTGCTGCTGGCGTTGCCCGACGGCATCGACGCCGTGTGGGCGTTCCTCGGCGCGGCACGGTTGGGCGCGGTGGCCGTGCCGGTCAACTCCACCCTGCACCCGGACGAGATCGCCCTGGCCACGCGCGTCGCGCAGCCGGACCTGGTGGTCGCCGAGGCCGACCTGGCGGGGCTGTTCGACGCGGTCGTCGACCCGGCGGAACTGCGCGCGGTGACCGACGAGGCACCGGTCGCGGACGTCACGGCCGACGACCCGGCGTACGCGGCGTTCACCTCGGGCACGACCGGGGACCCGAAGCTGTGCTTCCACACCCACGGCGACCCCGGCGTGTACGAACAGGCGATCGGCGAGGTCGTCGGCATCACACCGCGCGACGTCACGTTCTCCGTGTCCCGCCTGTACTTCTCCTATGGACTGGGCAACTCGATCCTGTTCCCGCTGCACCGGGGCGGCGCCACCGTGCTGTCCCGCGAACGCGCCACCGAGGACGAAGCACTGCGTTTGGTGCGGCGGCACGGCGTGACGGTCCTCTATGGCCAGCCCAGCTTCTTCGCCCGGCTGCTGCGCCACCCCGACCACGCGGCGCTGTCCGGCCTGCGGCTCGCGCTCGTCGCGGGCGAGGTGCTGCCGGAGTCGTTGGAGTCGCGGCTGCGGGAGGTGCTGGGCGGGCGACTGCTCAACATCTTCGGCACCACGGAGATCGGGCACGCCCTGGTCGCCAACACGCCCGACGCGCGCCGGGACGGCTCGATCGGTCGCATCCTGCCGCCCTACCGGCTGCGGATCGTGGACGACAACGGCGACGAGGCGGCGCCGGGCGTGGAGGGCAGGCTGGAGGTGGCCGGGCCGACGATCGCACTCGGTTCGCGACGCGGCGGCGACGGGCCGCTGCGCGCGGAGGGCTGGTACGCCACGGGAGACGCCGCGACCGTGGACGCGGAAGGTTTCGTGCGGCTGCACGGGAGGCTGGACGACATCGAGATCGTCGGCGGCCAGAACGTGCACCCCACGGAGATCGAAGATCTGCTCATGCAACACCCCGACGTGCAGGAGGCCGGGGTGTGCTCGACTCGACGGGAGACCGGCGTGACGACCTTGCGCGCGTTCGTCGCGCTCAAGGCCGACGGTCCGTCGCCGGACCGGGTACGCGCCGAACTCCTCGCCACAGCAAAGGAAAAGCTCACGTGGTACAAGGTTCCGGAGGACGTGGTGTTCGTCACCGCACTGCCTCGCACCCCGACGGGGAAGCTCCGTCGGCGGGAGGTTCGCACGATGGCGGCGGCGCGGTGA
- a CDS encoding FkbO/Hyg5 family chorismatase, protein MTVDSAVPVRGIGSAFEPVGTDVGDRNVLGRVVFSDLGVQPAIADGVPTVIVPMGGGFQEVFTSERPVRTGVDGRLVYAEDGERLFCAARIDRRGVYRDTVRIAYDSAFELITRLGYPQVLRMWNLVGGIIDDNADGLEIYRDFCIGRAEAFDTWAGRVGRIPAATGIGTRGQDVYLYFLAGTPDAEPVHLENPHQTPAYEYPDEYGPKSPSFARATYVDGTLYVSGTASIIGDETVRHGDVLGQTEVTLANIADLIGAENLDRHGVSGGFTLADLDQVKVYVRDAADIPLVKARCEEAFSPDADVVYLNVDVCRPDLLVEIEGIVR, encoded by the coding sequence ATGACGGTCGACAGTGCGGTGCCCGTTCGCGGGATCGGTTCGGCGTTCGAGCCGGTCGGTACCGACGTGGGCGACAGGAATGTGCTGGGACGAGTCGTGTTCAGCGATCTGGGTGTCCAACCGGCTATTGCCGACGGCGTGCCCACGGTCATCGTGCCGATGGGCGGCGGCTTCCAGGAGGTGTTCACGTCCGAGCGACCGGTGCGCACCGGCGTGGACGGCAGGCTGGTCTACGCGGAGGACGGCGAACGGCTGTTCTGCGCGGCGCGGATCGACCGCCGGGGGGTGTACCGGGACACGGTGCGCATCGCCTACGACTCGGCGTTCGAGTTGATCACGCGCCTGGGGTACCCGCAGGTGCTGCGCATGTGGAACCTCGTCGGCGGCATCATCGACGACAACGCCGACGGCCTGGAGATCTACCGGGACTTCTGCATCGGCCGGGCCGAGGCGTTCGACACGTGGGCGGGACGGGTCGGGCGCATCCCGGCCGCCACGGGCATCGGCACCCGGGGGCAGGACGTCTACCTCTACTTCCTCGCCGGAACGCCGGACGCGGAGCCCGTGCACCTGGAGAACCCGCACCAGACGCCCGCCTACGAGTACCCGGACGAGTACGGGCCCAAGTCGCCCAGTTTCGCCCGCGCGACCTACGTCGACGGCACCCTCTACGTGTCCGGCACGGCCAGCATCATCGGCGACGAGACCGTGCGCCACGGCGACGTGCTCGGGCAGACCGAGGTGACGCTCGCCAACATCGCCGACCTGATCGGGGCCGAGAACCTGGACCGCCACGGCGTGTCCGGCGGTTTCACCCTCGCCGACCTGGACCAGGTCAAGGTCTACGTCCGCGACGCGGCCGACATCCCGCTGGTGAAGGCCCGGTGCGAAGAGGCGTTCAGCCCGGACGCGGACGTGGTCTACCTCAACGTCGACGTGTGCCGCCCCGACCTGCTGGTCGAGATCGAAGGGATCGTCCGATGA
- a CDS encoding RICIN domain-containing protein codes for MKKSLRRLLMVFLSVAALLGALPAASALAAEPPLYTDLLFENKASGKCMNIPNGATFDGAPVTQFSCGVWADHKWMLHDRGNGWYQITNGASGKCLAVPHGTTTRGVQLIIWPCGGYEDHHWRFVEYPDGKRQVVNMKSGQCLAVRDGNRDDHAAVIQWPCGSWPDHFWKLVAV; via the coding sequence TTGAAGAAGTCGCTTCGTAGACTGCTGATGGTCTTCTTGTCCGTCGCAGCGCTCCTGGGCGCGCTGCCTGCGGCCTCGGCGCTGGCCGCCGAGCCGCCGCTCTACACGGACTTGCTCTTCGAGAACAAGGCCAGTGGCAAGTGTATGAACATCCCGAACGGCGCCACCTTCGACGGCGCGCCGGTCACCCAGTTCAGTTGCGGTGTCTGGGCTGACCACAAGTGGATGCTCCACGACCGCGGCAACGGGTGGTACCAGATCACCAACGGCGCGAGCGGCAAGTGCCTCGCCGTGCCGCACGGCACCACCACGCGCGGCGTGCAGTTGATCATCTGGCCGTGCGGCGGCTACGAAGACCACCACTGGCGTTTCGTGGAGTATCCGGACGGGAAGCGCCAAGTCGTCAACATGAAGAGCGGCCAGTGCCTGGCCGTGCGCGACGGCAACCGGGACGACCACGCGGCGGTGATCCAGTGGCCGTGCGGCTCGTGGCCCGACCACTTCTGGAAACTGGTTGCGGTGTAG
- a CDS encoding GNAT family N-acetyltransferase, whose amino-acid sequence MTRPGQSRTDRVLAEWVWAWALSRGTPDPVVEPDGYRIDVGLPGHRVRYLLPDPDAVGPRAAGLTEPGTWLKVCGPVERVRPALDSRWTIRAPEYLMSVEPATTPPAAPPDSYTVESHRTGDVYDVVVRAADGGHAAKGRLAVRGRAAAVDMVETDPAHRRRGLGSVVMAELSRIASTGGAARAVLVATEEGLALYRKLGWTVESPITAAHLAAGARHEAVIAPPGR is encoded by the coding sequence ATGACTCGGCCAGGGCAGTCGCGAACCGACCGGGTGCTCGCCGAGTGGGTGTGGGCCTGGGCGTTGTCCCGGGGAACCCCCGATCCCGTCGTGGAGCCGGACGGCTACCGCATCGACGTCGGGTTGCCCGGCCATCGGGTGCGCTACCTCCTGCCGGACCCGGATGCGGTCGGTCCGCGCGCCGCGGGGCTCACCGAGCCCGGTACCTGGCTGAAGGTCTGCGGTCCGGTGGAGCGGGTGCGGCCGGCGTTGGACTCCCGGTGGACGATCCGCGCGCCGGAGTACCTGATGAGTGTCGAGCCGGCGACGACCCCACCCGCCGCCCCGCCGGATTCCTACACGGTGGAGTCCCACCGCACCGGTGACGTGTACGACGTCGTCGTCCGCGCGGCCGACGGCGGGCACGCGGCGAAGGGGCGGTTGGCGGTGCGCGGTCGTGCCGCCGCCGTCGACATGGTGGAGACCGATCCCGCACATCGCCGACGCGGTCTCGGCAGCGTCGTCATGGCCGAACTGTCGCGCATCGCCTCGACCGGGGGCGCGGCACGGGCCGTGCTGGTCGCCACCGAAGAAGGGCTTGCCCTGTACCGGAAACTCGGGTGGACGGTCGAGTCCCCGATCACCGCGGCACATCTGGCGGCCGGGGCACGGCACGAAGCCGTCATCGCACCCCCGGGACGATGA